One window from the genome of Bdellovibrionales bacterium encodes:
- a CDS encoding DoxX family protein — protein sequence MKAKLPLIARIIFGFIFFASGLMGLIMTIKGTPPPEGLPEKLVAFNTGLAATGYFMYLLKITETVCGLLILTGNFVPLALVVIAPVTLNIFMVHAFMAPSGLPLALILGLLQIYLAFFAPPYAPVIKQLFRRK from the coding sequence ATGAAAGCAAAATTACCACTCATTGCACGTATCATCTTTGGCTTTATCTTTTTCGCTTCCGGTTTGATGGGGTTGATCATGACCATCAAGGGGACACCTCCGCCAGAAGGTCTTCCTGAGAAGCTCGTTGCCTTTAATACGGGGTTGGCTGCAACCGGCTACTTTATGTATTTGCTAAAAATCACTGAGACTGTTTGCGGGTTGTTAATTTTAACCGGAAACTTTGTGCCGCTTGCGCTCGTTGTTATTGCGCCGGTGACTTTGAACATTTTTATGGTTCATGCGTTTATGGCTCCAAGCGGATTGCCACTCGCGCTCATCTTGGGCTTGTTACAGATCTATTTGGCGTTCTTTGCTCCGCCGTACGCTCCTGTGATTAAACAACTCTTCCGTCGTAAATAA
- a CDS encoding DUF502 domain-containing protein — MKRLKEVIKSSFLAGIGVILPLVLMVFLLEKLTTMTGKITSPLAESIFPQHFYLRNFAAEFVTFLLLLFFAFLLGVVANTRFGLWFGDWVESRTLMHLPIYRTLKEFSKRLVPKENNVLFEPALLTRKDEMPTLVFIVEHLPHGQVVIFTPSAPAAFTGSIQIDLRTDVEVLHVPVMDVIKAYSYWGVGTAKILEKSMYFHRPLPSNLRERSFDR, encoded by the coding sequence ATGAAACGATTAAAAGAAGTTATTAAATCCAGCTTTCTGGCTGGGATTGGCGTGATCCTTCCTCTGGTATTAATGGTTTTTCTTTTAGAGAAACTTACAACCATGACCGGAAAGATCACGTCGCCACTTGCAGAGTCTATTTTCCCACAACATTTTTATCTACGAAACTTTGCCGCTGAGTTTGTGACTTTTCTGTTGCTGCTGTTTTTCGCATTTCTCTTGGGAGTTGTGGCAAATACCCGGTTTGGCCTATGGTTCGGTGACTGGGTTGAATCACGCACGCTGATGCACTTACCGATCTATCGCACGCTCAAAGAATTTTCTAAAAGGCTTGTTCCGAAAGAGAATAATGTTTTATTTGAGCCTGCTCTTCTTACCAGGAAAGATGAGATGCCGACGTTGGTTTTTATTGTGGAGCATTTGCCGCACGGACAGGTGGTGATTTTTACTCCTTCGGCTCCGGCGGCTTTCACAGGGAGTATTCAGATCGACTTAAGGACGGATGTTGAAGTTCTGCATGTTCCCGTGATGGACGTCATCAAAGCTTATTCGTATTGGGGAGTGGGAACCGCGAAGATATTGGAAAAGAGCATGTATTTCCATCGCCCCTTACCCAGTAATCTTCGCGAGCGGTCGTTTGATAGATAA
- a CDS encoding transposase: MPRAKAILQSEFPYNISARCINREWFNLPMPTAWEIFCQELTRTSHEHNLRIHSFVLMSNHYHLIASTPDANISQCMHQFMTRTSRKLTRAGNRINETFAGRHYKCILQHPNYFLNAYKYNYRNPVSAGICERVEAYPYSTLHGKLKLSKLLIPVCEDTTLAFDQIGTLNWLNTAPNPEKIEAFRFGLKRQFFTSKKNRIDNSPILGDSDIL; this comes from the coding sequence ATGCCTAGAGCCAAAGCAATTCTTCAGTCAGAGTTTCCGTACAATATCAGCGCCCGTTGTATTAATCGGGAATGGTTCAACCTGCCTATGCCGACCGCCTGGGAAATATTCTGCCAGGAGTTGACCAGAACCTCTCATGAACACAACTTACGTATTCATAGTTTTGTTTTAATGAGTAATCACTATCATCTGATAGCCTCTACTCCAGATGCGAATATCAGTCAGTGCATGCATCAGTTTATGACACGAACAAGCCGTAAACTGACTCGTGCGGGCAATAGAATCAACGAGACTTTCGCCGGACGCCACTACAAATGCATTTTGCAACATCCAAACTATTTCTTGAATGCGTATAAGTATAACTATCGCAATCCCGTAAGCGCGGGCATATGTGAAAGAGTTGAGGCTTACCCATACAGCACTCTTCATGGAAAATTAAAATTATCTAAACTACTCATTCCTGTTTGCGAAGATACCACATTGGCATTTGATCAAATTGGAACACTAAATTGGCTCAACACAGCTCCAAACCCAGAAAAAATTGAAGCTTTTAGATTTGGTTTAAAACGTCAGTTTTTTACTTCGAAAAAAAATCGCATAGATAATAGTCCGATCCTCGGAGATTCTGACATCCTGTAA
- a CDS encoding class D beta-lactamase, with protein sequence MKTSLVKCLAVMSLFVGFAFAAPLKPKTLDAKDYFENAAGCFLLYNMKTNTFEKVIGEENCRVDYPAASTFKVPLAVMAFDSGALKDETEVLKWDGKKDVRPEANHDQDAKSWMRDSIVWFSQRLTPKIGEEKLQAYLNSFNYGNKDLKAGITQAWLVAPNAKGPALKITAYEQVDFMKKLWTNSLSASPRSMKLTQDITYLETSPDGFKLNGKTGSSFYDKSHKLALGWFVAHLEKDGLEYIVVTNFRDLKPTKSKSYGGLRAKETTKKILGDLKLW encoded by the coding sequence ATGAAAACAAGTTTGGTCAAATGTCTCGCAGTGATGTCTCTTTTTGTCGGCTTTGCTTTCGCAGCTCCACTAAAACCGAAAACTCTTGATGCCAAAGACTACTTCGAAAACGCCGCCGGGTGTTTTCTGCTTTATAATATGAAAACCAACACCTTTGAGAAAGTCATCGGCGAGGAAAACTGTCGTGTGGACTATCCGGCAGCTTCAACGTTCAAGGTACCACTGGCGGTAATGGCCTTCGACTCCGGCGCCCTGAAAGACGAAACCGAAGTGCTGAAATGGGATGGTAAAAAAGACGTCCGCCCCGAAGCCAATCATGATCAGGATGCCAAGAGCTGGATGAGGGACTCCATCGTTTGGTTCTCGCAAAGGCTGACCCCAAAGATCGGCGAGGAAAAACTTCAAGCTTATCTCAATAGCTTCAACTATGGAAACAAGGACCTCAAAGCCGGTATCACCCAGGCCTGGCTGGTGGCCCCGAACGCCAAAGGCCCGGCTTTAAAGATCACAGCTTATGAGCAAGTCGACTTTATGAAGAAACTGTGGACGAACAGCCTTTCGGCTTCTCCCCGCTCGATGAAGCTTACTCAGGATATTACTTACCTGGAAACCTCGCCTGATGGTTTTAAGCTAAACGGAAAGACCGGTTCGAGCTTCTATGACAAGAGCCACAAGCTCGCACTTGGCTGGTTTGTCGCCCACCTTGAAAAGGATGGCCTCGAATATATCGTCGTTACGAACTTCCGCGACCTTAAGCCCACCAAAAGCAAATCCTACGGAGGCCTCCGCGCGAAAGAGACCACCAAGAAAATCCTAGGTGACCTCAAGCTTTGGTAA
- a CDS encoding winged helix-turn-helix transcriptional regulator: MDQLSDVLTAISHPTRRAILDQLSNGPARFLDIAEPYDTALNSVTKHLKLLERAGLIEREKQGREVMISLRAEPLKQVAGWVHEYERFWNKKLDQFEQHFKDKKAKKEKKK; encoded by the coding sequence ATGGACCAGTTATCAGATGTACTGACTGCTATTTCTCATCCCACGCGAAGAGCGATCCTTGATCAGCTTTCGAATGGGCCTGCACGCTTTCTCGACATTGCAGAGCCTTACGATACGGCTCTGAACTCGGTGACGAAGCATTTAAAACTCCTCGAGCGGGCGGGACTGATTGAGCGCGAAAAGCAAGGGCGCGAAGTGATGATCTCGCTCCGGGCTGAACCGCTCAAGCAAGTGGCGGGCTGGGTGCATGAGTACGAGCGGTTCTGGAATAAGAAACTTGATCAGTTTGAACAGCATTTTAAAGATAAGAAAGCAAAGAAGGAGAAGAAGAAATGA
- a CDS encoding SRPBCC domain-containing protein produces the protein MKNAKTMALSFERTIAASPNEVYDGWLNPKVPGTPWHEYDDLILNVKKNGLYYWLTNGNVHYGRFLELKRGKKIRLTWMSRYTLGEESTVTLTFKKVSEGTLMTLTHSDLPKDEKAKAHEGGWNYFMDRIVEHYAKKNLRRKN, from the coding sequence ATGAAAAATGCAAAGACCATGGCATTGAGCTTTGAACGCACCATCGCGGCCTCTCCCAATGAAGTTTATGACGGCTGGCTCAATCCAAAAGTTCCGGGCACTCCTTGGCACGAATACGACGATTTGATTCTCAATGTGAAAAAGAACGGCCTGTATTACTGGCTTACCAACGGCAATGTTCACTATGGCCGCTTTCTCGAACTCAAACGCGGTAAAAAAATCAGACTCACATGGATGTCACGATATACTCTCGGCGAAGAATCCACAGTGACTTTGACATTTAAAAAAGTGAGCGAGGGCACGCTGATGACGCTCACACACTCTGATCTGCCAAAAGACGAGAAGGCAAAGGCGCACGAAGGCGGCTGGAACTACTTCATGGATCGCATTGTTGAGCACTATGCAAAAAAGAATTTACGTCGGAAAAATTAG
- a CDS encoding SRPBCC domain-containing protein, protein MSTSKLDFKFERVIPASPEEVFDAWLNPETPGTPWNESDKLILNPQLDGLWYWNFKGKSLYGRFVELHRPMRMQYTWVSPNTLGLESIVTLTFQRRGEDTLMTLVHSDLPDHELAKGHENGWGYFLDRFPAQFAKR, encoded by the coding sequence ATGAGCACTTCGAAACTAGACTTCAAGTTTGAAAGAGTCATTCCTGCTTCGCCCGAGGAAGTCTTTGATGCTTGGTTAAATCCAGAGACACCGGGGACTCCTTGGAACGAGAGCGATAAGTTAATACTCAACCCTCAATTGGATGGACTCTGGTATTGGAATTTCAAAGGCAAATCCTTATATGGCCGCTTTGTTGAGCTACACAGGCCGATGCGAATGCAATATACATGGGTTTCACCGAACACTTTAGGATTAGAATCCATCGTAACCCTGACCTTCCAAAGAAGAGGCGAGGATACACTGATGACTTTAGTGCATTCGGATCTTCCTGATCATGAACTTGCAAAGGGGCATGAGAACGGATGGGGCTATTTCTTGGATAGATTTCCG